DNA sequence from the Pseudomonas tritici genome:
AATCAAGATCGGTGAATATTCCGTGCTCAAGCTCACCCTGCTGCAGGCCGCCTTGCACAACTTTGAAGAGCGCGAGTGCGTGGAGGGTGCCTTTGACAGGTCATCGGGCTTACGCGTCGGCGATGCGGACAACAGCGCAGCAGTCACCTCCTCGATGTCTGTAGAACGCTTGCTGCGGTTCTGTCGCGCCGTCGACATTGGCGACCTGTACCAGCGCCATCTCAAGGCATTCTTCGACAGCAACGAAGCGACGCTGCGGCCATTGGTGATCCGCGCCGAAAAAGATGCGCTGCAGGCGGCGGCCTACCTGGCCCTGCTGCAGCAGGACATTGGCCCTGGCGATTATGCTGTGATCGAAGCAGTGCTCGCCGGCCACCGCGATGTGCAGCAAGGCGGTAAGCCGGTGTGGTTCAGCGACCTGAGCATCATGGGCCTGCGCCTGAGCGGCTGCACCGTGTTCGTGCCGGTGGACAAGTACCAGTATTCCTCTGAAGTACTGGTCTACCTGCCCCATGATCCCGTGCACCCGCTGAAAAAATACCCCAACTCCCATGCCCTGGAAGGCGAGTTGACGCGCCAGTTGATGGCCGCCGACAGCAAGGGGCCTGGCCGCTACCCGCGCTATTTCGCGCAGTTCCTGGCCTATGCCGACCAGCCGGTATTTTACAGTCGCTTGACCCAGGAGGGCAGCACCACCAAGGCTCAGATCCTGTCGACTGTCGGTTCGGCCATCAACCAATACGTGCTGCCCTTTGTGTCGGCCACCGTGTCGATCCTGCTCGCGCCCAAAGAGCTGCCGCCCAAGTCGCCGGCCCCCCGGGAGCCGATCAAGGACCCGAATTTCTACATCCGGGTGATTTCAAAGCGCGGCCTGTGGGAAGAAAACGTCGCACTGTGGGAGCACAACGCCGACCGGCTGCGTGACAAGCTGATCGCCGATGCCCGCCAGCACGCGGTACCCACCGCGGATGTGGATGCGCGTGCGCGGGCCCGCAAGATCGCCGCGCTTGAGCAGGCGGGTCTGTTCGGGCTGAACCTGGTGTCGATGTTCGTGCCGGTGTTGGGCGAGGTGATGCTCGGGGTGATGGCCGGGCAACTGCTATATGAGACCTTTGACGGCGCAATCGAATGGAGCGAAGGCGATCGCGAAGCCGCGGTCGGGCATATCACTGACGTCGCGGAAAATCTTGCGCAGATGGCGCTGATGGCCGGCGGTGGCGCAGTGCTCGGGCGTGTACTGCGCCCGCCGCCGGTGATCGAAAACCTCAAGCCGGTGACCTTGCCGTCCGGTGAGCAGAAACTGTGGAAAAACGACCTGACACCCTACAAGGCCAACGTCGAGCTGCCCCCCGACGCGCGATCCGATGAACTGGGCCTGTATCACCATGAAGGCCAGGCGCTGCTGCCGCTGGAAGGCGAGCATTATGCGGTGCAGCACGACCCGCATAATGGCGAGTACCGTATCCAGCATCCCACGCGGCCGGACGCCTATGCGCCGGGGCTTGAGCACAACCAAGAGGGCGCCTGGCACCACGAAGGTGAAGCACCGTTGACCTGGGATGACGCGACCGTACGGCGTCGCCTTGGCTATTCGAGCGATGCCGTGCAGTTGGCGCAAGTCAGCAGCGGGATTGATACCGACGTGTTGCGCGCCGCCCACGTGGACCATGAGTCCGTCCCGTTATTGCTTGCCGATAGCCTGCAGCGTATTGCCATCCACCGCGAAATGACGGGCTTTATCGAGCAACTCGCCAGTGCCGAGCCTGCGGTGTACGCCAAGGCCGATGTGGCTTTGCAGATGCACCTGATGCAGCGCCGTGGCCTGCTTTCCGGTGCGCCGAAGCTGCGCGTGATGGACCGCGCCGGCAAGGTGCTATGGGACGACCCGACGGCCAGCACCCTCAAACGCCATGTGGTGGTGCTCAGCCCGACGCATCTGGCGCGTGGCGAGGCCCTCGATCAGTTGCTATTCAGCCTGGAAGGTTACCCTGACGTCTTAAAGGAAATGCCCGGTTCGTCCGCCGACGCCCTGGCATCCCGCGCCGGCAAACTACGCAGCTATCTCGCGCAAAGCGCCGAAACTATCAAGGCCGCGCTGGTCGAGGAACGCTATACGGCTCGCACCCGTAGCGCCGACCCCGATGTGCAGCGCCTGCTTGCCGAGCATCGCAGCCTGCCGTCGGCCATCGCCTCGCGGGTACTGGAGCGCTTGAGCCCTGAAGAACGCCAGTTGTTTCGCGACAGCGAACGCTTGCCCGAGCCATTGGCCGAACAGGTACGCTGGTACGAACAAGAAACCCGCGCCGCGCGCGCCTATGAGGGGGTGCTGCTGGGTACCCCCAGCGATCTTGACAGCCAGCGCCTGGCCCTGCGCACCCTTGAAACCCTGCCCGGCTGGCGCCGGGGTACGCGCGTGGAACTGCGCTACCACTCGGCCCAAGGCAAGGTGCTGGATGCCATCGGCTCCCCGGACCATGGCGCAGCGCGCAGCCTGGTGCTTGATGAACACGGGGATTTCTACACGGCGGCCTGGCAATTGTTGTCGGCCAGCGAACGGCAAAACCTGGGAATCGCCGACAGCGCCCAGCTCAAGGCTGCGATCCAGCGAAAGCCATTGCCACGGGCGGCATTACGCACGGTGCTGCTGGATAATCCGATCCGCAAACCGGCCTATGATCCGTCGTTGCGCCTGTTGGGTGGCGGGCGCGGTCTGCAGCAACTGGTGACCTCGACCACCAACGTGTTTCGCACCCCCGAGGCGCGGGTACGGCGCCTGTATCCGACCTTCGGCGACGCCGATGTAGGGGCCTTCATCCAGAACCTGGGGCCTGATGTACGTGGCAGCCTGTCGCGCCTGGAAAGCGAATATGCCAGCCTTGAGCACGACCTCAAAAGCTGGGTGCGTACCCACGCCCCGCAAATGACGGCCACGGCCTTTGATCGACGGGGAGGGTATGTGGGCAACCTGGCGAACCAGATCAAGCGCTGCTGGCGCCGGGAAACCGGACGCAGCCTGCACATCAGCGGCAGTGAAGGCCTGCCGCTGCCGGCCTTGAGCGCCGATTTCAGCCATGTCGACGAACTCGAACTGACCCGTATCGCCTGGGCACCCTCAGGGCAGCGGTTCCTGGCCAATTTCCCCCGGCTCAAGCATCTGCGTATGGCCGAGGCCAGCCTCAACGAACTGCCTGAGTCGATCACGGCCATGGGTGACCTGACCCACTTATGGTTGCGATCCAATAACGTGTGCCTGACCGTTGAAAGTGCGCAGAGACTGGCTGGCATGCGTGCGTTGGAAACCCTCGACCTATCCGGCAACCCGCTGGGCATCACGCCGGATGTCAGCGGCATGCCGCATTTGAAAAACCTCGACCTGAGCCATACCAGCATCACCCAGTGGCCCCGGGGCCTGCGCGATCAGGCGGCCTTGCAACGCCTGGACCTGAGCCACAATTGGTTGAGGAACATACCACCCGAGCACTTGAACCCGCCCGCTGAGGACCTCGAGCGCATTGCCCGCATCAACGGCGTGACCGTGATGCTCGGCAATCCGTTTTCCCTCGAGACGGCTGCCGAACTCGACCAGTATTGGCGCCGCCTCAAGCGACGTGAACCGGCACTGCCTGACAGCGGCATCGACGATGCATTTGCCATCGAGACGCCGCAGATCGCCCAGGTGCGGCGCATGTACCCCCACTACAGCATTGCCCAGGCCCGGGACTATATCTGGGCCTTGGGGGAAGACGCCGCGCAGCAGTTGCAACAACGCGAAGTCGAGTTCATCGGCTTGAACCAGCAACTCAACGGTTGGGCGTTTTCCGGCACCAATGAAAATGCCCGCGCGCCCAATACCTATGTGCGGGCCTATCAACGCCGGCTCAACGCCGATGTACAGATCGATCGTTTCGAAGCCAAGAGTCGTATCCTCAACTGCTGGCGGCGGGCAACCGCGCAGAAACTGGCGAGTGACGGCACCCCCATCGGCCTGGAGCTCGACCTCAGCGGCTTGAACCTGCCGGCCCTGCCGGAGCTGGAAGCCGATTTCGGTCATGTGGGGTCGCTGAAGCTGAACAACATGAACCTGACCGTTTCTCCTGAGCAGTTCCTGTCGCGCTTTCGCGGCGTGCGCTGGTTGGACCTGTCCAACAACCGCCTTCGCGAACTGCCGCCGGCCTTGGGCGAGATGCATGGGTTGACGCGGTTGTTCCTGCAGAAAAACCTGATCCGCCTGACCCCTGAGAGCGCGCAGATCCTGGCGCAGCGCACCACGCTGCGTGCGTTATGGATGGACAACAATCCACTGGGCCTGACCCCGGATTTCAGCTTGATAACCGATATGCGCTCCCTGAGTCTGGACGCTACCGGCATTGACACCTGGCCCACCGGCCTGGGGGCGCAACCGGCGCTGGATAAGATCAACCTGCGCAGTAATAGGCTCACCAACATTCCCGACTCGGTGATCGCGCCACCGGACGATCAGTTGGCGCAATCGGCACGCCTCAACAACATCACCAATGTCACCGATAACTCCTTCACTGCCGAGACGTTGGCGCGCGTGAACACCTATAGCGAGCGCCTGCACGAGGCCGGGATCACGCAAGGTAGTGACATCAACTTATTGGTGATGACTGCCAGGACCTCGGGCGCAAGTTTCCGTATGGCGCCGACCGTGGATGCACGGATCCAGCGTTGGACCCGTGGGCTGTCCGCCGAGCAAATCGCGGCGCGCCAGCAGCAGTGGCTGGCGTTGCGCGAGCAAGAAGGTTCGGATGGATTTTTCCAGATGCTCGACGACCTGATCAGGCCCGAGGGTGACGGCGATGAGCTGCAACAGCGGGTGTGGGAGGTGATCGATACCATCACCGAGAACACGGCTGAATCCCATGCACTGCGCCAGGAGATGTTCGACTGGGCCGGGCGCGCTGCGTGTTGTGATCGTGCGGCCTTGTCGTTCAGCAACCTGGAAATCAGGGCCATGGTGTATCGGGCACGCGCCTTGGCGACCGATGAAACCCAGGGGGCGGCGCTGATCAAGTTGTCCAGGGGCCTGTTGCGCCTGGACGAAGTGGAAAAAACCGCCCTGGCCGATATCGAGGCACGCAAGGCGCGCATCAACAACGCAAAGGGCTTGTCCGCCAGCCAGAAGCAACGCCAGATCGACCTGCTCGAAGAGGTGGAAATTCGACTGGCCTATCGCATGGGGCTCAAGGGGCCGGAGGCGCCCGGCGCCAAGCAACTGGACCTGCCTGGCCAGCCGCACATCGCACGGTTTACCAACATGGTCGGGGTCAGCCAGGCGACGCTAGATGCCACCTACGACCGGATCATCCAGCTCAACGAGTCGCCGCAGGAATTCCAGGCCTTGATGTCGCGGGAGTTCTGGCAGGACTACGTGACCCACAAATACCGTACGCAATTCGGTGCCCAGAGCCTGCCATACCAGGAACGTTTAGCGCAGCTGCGTGACAGGGTCGATGCGGGCACGCTGTCCGAGGGCAACTACGAGGCCCGGGCCAAGGACATGCAGGCGCAACTGGCGATCGAGGAAGCGAGCTTGATGGAGCGCCTGAGTCGCCAGGAAATCGCCGAATAC
Encoded proteins:
- a CDS encoding NEL-type E3 ubiquitin ligase domain-containing protein, whose protein sequence is MPAGTPPAAQTEPLTAEYALIKQNTPQWLIKAAAPTREAFKSASTQPLEWLVSLPDDQRQQLKRYNEASADSQNALDQAMAPLQTVEAFAKPILAERLKKTFNIELDLDTTWLHLRKPIALGALEIKIGEYSVLKLTLLQAALHNFEERECVEGAFDRSSGLRVGDADNSAAVTSSMSVERLLRFCRAVDIGDLYQRHLKAFFDSNEATLRPLVIRAEKDALQAAAYLALLQQDIGPGDYAVIEAVLAGHRDVQQGGKPVWFSDLSIMGLRLSGCTVFVPVDKYQYSSEVLVYLPHDPVHPLKKYPNSHALEGELTRQLMAADSKGPGRYPRYFAQFLAYADQPVFYSRLTQEGSTTKAQILSTVGSAINQYVLPFVSATVSILLAPKELPPKSPAPREPIKDPNFYIRVISKRGLWEENVALWEHNADRLRDKLIADARQHAVPTADVDARARARKIAALEQAGLFGLNLVSMFVPVLGEVMLGVMAGQLLYETFDGAIEWSEGDREAAVGHITDVAENLAQMALMAGGGAVLGRVLRPPPVIENLKPVTLPSGEQKLWKNDLTPYKANVELPPDARSDELGLYHHEGQALLPLEGEHYAVQHDPHNGEYRIQHPTRPDAYAPGLEHNQEGAWHHEGEAPLTWDDATVRRRLGYSSDAVQLAQVSSGIDTDVLRAAHVDHESVPLLLADSLQRIAIHREMTGFIEQLASAEPAVYAKADVALQMHLMQRRGLLSGAPKLRVMDRAGKVLWDDPTASTLKRHVVVLSPTHLARGEALDQLLFSLEGYPDVLKEMPGSSADALASRAGKLRSYLAQSAETIKAALVEERYTARTRSADPDVQRLLAEHRSLPSAIASRVLERLSPEERQLFRDSERLPEPLAEQVRWYEQETRAARAYEGVLLGTPSDLDSQRLALRTLETLPGWRRGTRVELRYHSAQGKVLDAIGSPDHGAARSLVLDEHGDFYTAAWQLLSASERQNLGIADSAQLKAAIQRKPLPRAALRTVLLDNPIRKPAYDPSLRLLGGGRGLQQLVTSTTNVFRTPEARVRRLYPTFGDADVGAFIQNLGPDVRGSLSRLESEYASLEHDLKSWVRTHAPQMTATAFDRRGGYVGNLANQIKRCWRRETGRSLHISGSEGLPLPALSADFSHVDELELTRIAWAPSGQRFLANFPRLKHLRMAEASLNELPESITAMGDLTHLWLRSNNVCLTVESAQRLAGMRALETLDLSGNPLGITPDVSGMPHLKNLDLSHTSITQWPRGLRDQAALQRLDLSHNWLRNIPPEHLNPPAEDLERIARINGVTVMLGNPFSLETAAELDQYWRRLKRREPALPDSGIDDAFAIETPQIAQVRRMYPHYSIAQARDYIWALGEDAAQQLQQREVEFIGLNQQLNGWAFSGTNENARAPNTYVRAYQRRLNADVQIDRFEAKSRILNCWRRATAQKLASDGTPIGLELDLSGLNLPALPELEADFGHVGSLKLNNMNLTVSPEQFLSRFRGVRWLDLSNNRLRELPPALGEMHGLTRLFLQKNLIRLTPESAQILAQRTTLRALWMDNNPLGLTPDFSLITDMRSLSLDATGIDTWPTGLGAQPALDKINLRSNRLTNIPDSVIAPPDDQLAQSARLNNITNVTDNSFTAETLARVNTYSERLHEAGITQGSDINLLVMTARTSGASFRMAPTVDARIQRWTRGLSAEQIAARQQQWLALREQEGSDGFFQMLDDLIRPEGDGDELQQRVWEVIDTITENTAESHALRQEMFDWAGRAACCDRAALSFSNLEIRAMVYRARALATDETQGAALIKLSRGLLRLDEVEKTALADIEARKARINNAKGLSASQKQRQIDLLEEVEIRLAYRMGLKGPEAPGAKQLDLPGQPHIARFTNMVGVSQATLDATYDRIIQLNESPQEFQALMSREFWQDYVTHKYRTQFGAQSLPYQERLAQLRDRVDAGTLSEGNYEARAKDMQAQLAIEEASLMERLSRQEIAEYLMPHGEIQTLAEPSLVLRLSEAEKIEYEGKPYFIASLPDAGDGLHYVLRVQDPKNPFVLVSAGIVAKPDIAGAWKRRGLSGGMKADVPDDEFELASESMQVKPYTRAELDFMRHETHFINLDNRLGTYNRANNGKYPLRDYQGRPIRIRGLESRVTTAEGHRYSSAQIKPYIQFEGYERVAALYDEKLQLRTFTAEDVKVPGERGLIGQSMVVANRRIAKGEILGVYGGTILPRGLVADASSTFGMVVGHTKAPEVEPITLVGDNIISRMNTHFEYDADGKPIRQAEGGYNVEVVPFRAEAVYATSRSGAREAFSLNAAFATEDIPAGVELRWDYQYTDGMIKNQFS